A stretch of DNA from Vulpes lagopus strain Blue_001 chromosome 12, ASM1834538v1, whole genome shotgun sequence:
AACCAACccacttttttctcttaattagGCTGACCCCCATACATATCCCTCCCAACAGACCTCAAGAAACAGGGAACAGGGCCTGCAATCAGTATGTGGAATCTGGAGCAGACATGCTGCCAAATGACAGGTGACTGCAACTTACAAACCACTCAGACAAATTCAGTTAGAAGCCACTTCTCCTGAGCCTCAAGGccaagaagacagaggaataggGTGATCACTCACTGAGCTTCCTCCTGATCCAGTCTCTCAGCCTCAGCCTGGACCTTCTCGAGATTTTCTGCCACTATCTTGCGGTTCTTCTCCacctcttccagctcctggaTCAGCCTCTCCTCCTCTAGTGCCAGCTCCCTAAGCTCCATCTGTAGCTGTTCACTGTCATCCTCATTCATTTGCTCCAAGATCTCTAAACAGCGTCTGCCAAGGACACAGAATATACTCACTGCATGGAACCTTGCTATGCTGTTTACGCGAGCAGAGCACAGCTCCCAGGTAAGAGCCAAATAGTCTCAGAGCAGTGACAGCTCTAAGACTCTAAGCTCTCAGATCCGGATTTCCGGGCACCGGTTATAGGGGCGCTCACTTGTAGTTCTGACACTCATTTTCAGTGACGTTGAGCTGAGTGTCCAGTTGGTCTAAGAGAGTATCTGTGCATTCCTCACACAGTGGGTGATCCACATCGGTCTGGCCTGACATGATGTCAAAAAGGTCCCCAGTGACCTAGAAGGGTGGGGTGTAGGAGAGTCAGATAGGGCTTGCTCCATGTGGCCTGTCTGGCCACCCACTCTAGCAGCTGGGGCCCACTGCTGGACACAGCAATGCTGCAGACTTGCCTTCAGTCTTCGGCTGAGGTTCTCCATGGTACCACCGTCAGATGCCTCCCCGATCAGAGTGAAGCTGTTGGCGCTTTCTGTAGACATCATCCTGCAGACAGCCCCCCGCCCATGGGCCACGTGAGGGAGCAGAGAGGCCTCCTCCACCTACTGCAGTGGCAGTGGCAGAGACTCTCAAGCACCGGCTGAGGGGGCCTCAAGGCGCATACCCACTCCTAGCCCGACTGGCCTCCCAAGGGTACCTCTCTCCCAAGGGAAGGCCATGCTGGTCTTCCACAGGGCCACTCAGCACGAAGGATGGCCTAGATGGACtaaggagggagagggggcatCAAAAActgacatgtgtgtgtgtgtctacagtAGAAAAGGAGGAGAATCAGGAAagaccatttttaaatattatatccCTTGCCAGCCACCTTCACATACATCAGCAACTAAGAGCCCAAACATCTAAGAACATCTGctattttaaagcttttcaaGAGCCCATCTCTTTTATTAGGCATTCACTCCTTCAGACTTTTCTCGATTCTTCATCACAAGAGCCACTGTCCCTTCCCACTGTGTGAATGGATACAGGGAAAACCAATATGGGAAAGTGATGGGCCAGGTATGTATAAGAGGATACATCTTTTCTGGAGGAGGCAAAAAGCTAGGTGATGATTCATCTCCATCACCTTTCTCCAGGTCTCAATTCTGGGTTCCATTAAAATTCTACTGGCCTTTGGCAAGGATTAGGGGGCTGGGGAGTAGCAGGCACCTGGCCGGGGGGATGAATCTGCGGGAGACACCATCCTGGCGAGTTTCAAGAAATGGCTCCTGGGAAGGAAATAAGAGGACATTAGAATTCTGGcagcttagggatccctgggtggctcagcagtttggtgcctgccttcggcccagggcgtgatcctggaggcccaggatcgagtcccacgtcaggctccctgcatggagcctgcttctccctctctctctgtgtctctcatgaataaataaataaaatcttaaaaaaaaaaaaaaattctggcagcTTAGAGGTGGAGTCCCAAACAGCTTCAGAACTATCTGGCTTTACCGTTTATTGAAAACTGCAGGACTTGATAAACCACAGAGGCTTAATAGGTATTACCTAGCCAATCCCTAGATATGTACACTAAGAAAGGACCTCAAGTACAGACAAACACCAAGTCCTATGTGACTTTTTGTGGGAAACGGTATCTCCTATGTTTTACTCTACTGGagttaaatttgtattttctcaacACTTACCAGTTACCGGTATAAGAGAAAATGCCCTGAATCACAGCACAAGGAAAAAGCCAGATCAAATTGCAATGAAGTTTGCCATGGCATAAAACAAAGTAGATAATTTGtatgtttttgatattttgatataatttcatgAGATCAAATTCTTATGACCTCTACCTTTGGCAAAGAAAATTATCACTGACATTATCACAGTTTAAAAATGACacactgaggggatccctgggtggcgcagcggtttggcgcctgcctttggcccagggcgcgatcctggagacccgggattgagtcccacgtcaggctacgtcaggctcccggtgtatggagcctgcttctccctctgcctgtgtctctgcctctctctctctctctgtatgactatcataaataaataataaaaaaaaaattaaaaaaattaaaaaaaataaataaaaatgacacactgagagtgccttggtggctcagtgggttaagcatctgccttcagctcaggtcatgatctcaggatcctgggattgggccccgaggtgggctccctgctcaggcagggtgtctgcttctccctctgcctcccctttgccccctgcttgtgtgcacatactccctctctctaataaatcaaatccttaaaataaataagtaaaaataaataaaaatgacacgTCCTCTAACATTTAACGATCCTTTCTGGCTAGGTTAATCACACTGTAATCCAAATCAAGATGCTTTTGAGAACAGAGAGGAGTGGATATTAATAATTAGCTAGGGACAACAGATGTAAACCAGGCATGCCTTGAGATGACCTAGACACGTAGATCATCTCATCTCCCACCTATAACAGCTTGTAATTCTGcttcaaataaaaagcttctccccacattttaaaattatgcttcaTTCAGTAATCCTGTGACCTCAGGTGCACTTCAGTATCTCCCCAATGACCCACAGTGGCCTGATCATGAAGAATATCTCTGGGTCCGGAGATCCCCAAAATCTGGGGGATCCTTAAGCACCAAGTACCCTGTAGAAACCCAGTTTGCATTCCAGGATTTCATACCTCTCCTGAGTTAGCCTCTTCCTCTTGGGTCTCTCCTGGTTTCACCTGGGCTGTGGCAAGTAATGGAGCTAAGGACAAGGAAAATATTAGAGTtagaaaaaagtctttaaaaagctGGAGTGTGTATGAAAgtatgggaaaataaaacaaaactcacaccactccttcatcttttttttttccttcatcttttttaaagtacCATTTGCACATAGATAAATCTTGTGTCTTCTTCCTCTTACCCCCATTAAATCAGATTAAAGAATTgctaattttttcccattataatatcatgattgtgtttttattttttttaatctttttttttttaagattttatttatttattcatagagacagagaggcagagggagaagcaggcatcatacagagaacctgacgtgggactcgatccagggtctccaggatcacgccctgggccgcaggcggcgctaaaccactgtgccacgggggctgcccatgattgtgtttttaaaaagataccttatctttcaaaaatgcttACTGAAACATTTACAGTATTTTTATGTTTGAGATTTGCTCCCAAATAATTTGGGGTGGGAAGGCAATAGATGGGGCTGCAGATGAAACATGATTTAAATATGCATTGATAATTGTTGAGGCTAGCTCATGGGTACATGAAAGTTCATTATACTCTGAAGttttctgtaataaaagttaacatcctttttcctccaaaataattaggaaggaatatgagggaactttctgggaAGATGACACCTTTTCTATATCCCAATGATCTGAGTTACATGAGTGTACCCATTTTGTCAAAAATGCACAGCTAAGATTTGTACATTTAAAGGCATgacaatttacttaaaaaaaaaagaataaaaaacaaaataattgagtggggaggggaggtgtgtgaagatatagaaaacacaaaaatagcaCAACGTAGCTAAtattgaagctgggtgatggatACAAGGGAGTTCATTATGCTATTCCCTTGACCATATGATtgaaattttctgtaataaaatattaaaatgtattaaaagtttAGTCCCactcaaaaaagagaaattggtaGCAACAATAATAGCTAGTTAACACTTCAGTACTATTTGCCCAGCATATTCCTAAGTACTTATGTTCTTTAACATATTTGATTCTTACAAGTACCCTGaggtcattttacattttacagataaagaaagcAAGGAACCAGGGCTTCGAAAGTAAAAAGTCATTCAGCTAGTAAATGGCATGATTTAAATCAAGGCAAGCTGACTCTGGACTAATGAGCTTATTTAAACTattcagtcttttctttcttttctaacttCATCTCACCTCTTGGGACTTTAAGATTCTATTCCTCCATTTACCTGCTGTTGGCCCCCGGATAAGCttgaacttctctgagcttcaattcctcatctgtaaaatgatgaccTCCACTGGGGTTGTTGTAGGGATAAATGATGTAACGCATGTAGTGCACTTGCTTTATGGTAAGCTCTCAAAAAATGCTGTTTataattatacatacatattcctTTACTTTGAAACAGCAGGAGCAGAAAAACTAAGGTTATTTCCTTAAACCAGGAAGCTCTCAGAAGCACAGTGTCAGAACTGCTTCAtgttggaaatgaaaaaacaggGAGCCCGAAAGATGAAGTGACTTTCCTGGGTTCACAGCGCGTCTATGGCAGATGACAATGACAGGCACCTTAAGAACTACATCTCCAAAGCTGCCCACTTTCCACAATCTTGATCACCCTCTTTCCAAAGGTCTCCCTGACCTGTGAGCTCCTGGATGGTGACACGATCCAGGATCTTGAAGCTCGTGTCCAGTTTCAGGGGCTGGCTGCAACGCTGGCACACAAAGCTCACCTGCATGGTGCTGCTGGAAGCTTTAGACCCCTCCATCCCTGCGGTGGTAGAGAGGAGGCCATGTTAGGGAGAATCAGCGCCCTTGAACCTTAGGTCGGGGGCTACCAGCAGCCTTGCTGGTGTAGTGACGGGGGGAAATCCTCGCCCGCGCCGTTCCCTGTAGGAGCGGTCGGATATCAGGCGCACCCGCTTCCGGGGCAGCCCTGGCAAAGGCAGTTTATCAGCCCAGAGTCAGGGGAGCGGCTTCGACAGGGGCCGTCAGGGTTCCCAGGCTCCCTTCCgaagccccagctcagcccccgAAGCTCGTCACCTTGGGGCCCGGAGCCCGCCACCCTGCTCCAGTCTACCGTGGGGGCGCCGTGGCGTCGGGTCTGCGGGGGAGCGAGGCCTCCAGGGCTGCCATCGCCCAGGCTTCCGCTACTTCCCGGTCGGCCAGCGGAGGACTTCCGCACGGACCGGACGTGACGTCAGGACCGCCTTCCTGAAGCTCCTAAGGTCGGTCCTAGACTACTCGCTTAGGGACCCCGCCGCGCCCCCTAGAGGCTGAGCTGGGAAGCGCGGCAGGCGTCGGTGGGTGGGCAATAGTAGCCAGGGGAGATGCCTGGGACGGAGTTGGGAAAGAATGAGGAGCCTCACCCAGTAGGTAATTCTGTGACTTTTCTTTAGATTCTCACTTCTGAATGGATcccctgaattttttaaattcttcctgcAGTATCAGTTTTAAAAGTTTCTCCTTGGTGGGTACCTGGGAGGCTAAGTAAGTGtcagcctctggctcaggtcaagatccccaagtcctgggattgaacccatctcagctgggagcctgcttctccctctccctctgctgctccgtctgcttgtgctctccctctgtcaaataaataaataaaatcttaaaaaataaaataaaagtttctccTTGGGAGAGCTGGGCTTTCTTTCAAATGCCCCTGAAAGAGTGATAGACACACTTGAAGGGGAAGGTGAGGAggtaaaatttagattttaaaatttcggTCATTAATTAGGGAAAATCAAGCACTTCAGATATCATATATTtggttattaaaattataaaactaaaacatttttgTCTTGGTGCTGGAATAGACCAcaatcaatggaacataatataGTTCAAAAATAGACCAAGTTTACAGGGGATTTAGTATGTGGTAAAAGTTAGTATTTCAAATCAGTGGGGAAATGAGATTTAGTGATGAGTGGAGCCAAAGAGCCATGTAGATAGCAGAGAGCTAAATCTCTACCTCTTTGTTTATGCCAAAAGAAGCTCCAAGTcacaaatttaaacataaaaaaacacaATGATTAAATGTACTAGTTGAAAGCattaatggattattttttataattttggagtGGAGAAAGTTTCTCTAAGCCTAACATGAAAATcaaaaaccagaaaggaaagcACAGGATTTTACTCCttagaaattaaaactttctgggacacctgggtggctcagctgttgagtgtctgcctttggctcagggagtgatcctggagtcccctctgcctgtgtctctgcctgtgtgtgtgtgtgtgtgtcatgaataagtaaaatctttaaaagaaaaaaagaaattaaaactttctgaaccagggatccctgggtggcgcagcggtttggcgcctgcctttggcccagggcgcgatcctggagacccgggatcgaatcccacgtcgggctcccggtgcatggagcctgcttctccctctgcctgtgtctctgcctctctctctctatctgtgactatcataaataaataaaaaaaaattaaaaaaaactttctgaacCATCAATGACGCtgtaaaaaaatttacaaaaaaatgtagaaaatagttGCAGCTCATAAGATAGAAGGTAAATTTCCTCAAAATACAGAGGTCTATTCAAATCAATAGAAACACCAAAAGaccaataatgaaatgggcaaaaaatatgaaaaagtgagCTTGCAGAACAACAAATGATTGATAAAGCAATAGATGCCTCATTTCATTTGTAATTACATCAATGGAAGTTAAGTGGGGCAGCATTGCTGCTTTATGAGATTGGTAAAGGCTGAACCAGTTGATAACATCCAACGCTGATGAGCATTTGTGAAACTCTAGAATGCCATTGGCTGGGagtgtaagatttttttaaagattttatttatttactcatgagagacagagagtgagagaggcagagagagaagcaggctccatgcagggagccagatgtgggacttgatcctgagactccaggatcacgccctgggccaaaggcaagcactcaaccattgagctacccaggcatcctcaggAGTGTAaattagtataatgttttcagtGGTCAATTTGGAAACATCTAtcaaatttttaagtgttcataTTCTTTGATTTATAAAATCTCTTTCTGGGAATTTCCTAATAGATATACAAGtgcataaatacatacatacaagaaTATTCACTGCTAAATGTCCTTCGCTCATAGAGGattgtttaaataaatgatggtgtTGTTCATTCAGCAGAGtactatgcagccattaaaaagagtaaagtaaacttgcttttttttttggtttgcttggCTGCTTTGTGAATAGTCTGAAGAAGGGCAAAgttggaagcagggagaccagggaAGAGGTTTTTCCATGAATTGAGACAAAAGGTgtcaactgaaataaaaattataggcaGCATACATGGTATGATTTATTTGTTCAAAAAAGTAACAACATATAACACGACATGTTATGTGGACAATGGGACAGAGACTTTTTCTTCTACTTAAGGCAAGTTTGtactgctggatttttttttttacaataagcCTACGATTCATTTACAACAAAATTAAACCTTTACAGGAAGATAATATAACAAACACAGGAAGTTAAGGGAATAGTGTTATAAAGTTACCCATAATCTCACCACactataatttttatgtttcccATTAAGATGTGTTTTTCCTGTGTACTTTAACACAGTTGTACTTGTATTTATAATCTGTATGAAA
This window harbors:
- the BECN1 gene encoding beclin-1 isoform X1, which codes for MEGSKASSSTMQVSFVCQRCSQPLKLDTSFKILDRVTIQELTAPLLATAQVKPGETQEEEANSGEEPFLETRQDGVSRRFIPPASPSRPSFVLSGPVEDQHGLPLGERMMSTESANSFTLIGEASDGGTMENLSRRLKVTGDLFDIMSGQTDVDHPLCEECTDTLLDQLDTQLNVTENECQNYKRCLEILEQMNEDDSEQLQMELRELALEEERLIQELEEVEKNRKIVAENLEKVQAEAERLDQEEAQYQREYSEFKRQQLELDDELKSVENQMRYAQMQLDKLKKTNVFNATFHIWHSGQFGTINNFRLGRLPSVPVEWNEINAAWGQTVLLLHALANKMGLKFQRYRLVPYGNHSYLESLTDKSKELPLYCSGGLRFFWDNKFDHAMVAFLDCVQQFKEEVEKGETRFCLPYRMDVEKGKIEDTGGSGGSYSIKTQFNSEEQWTKALKFMLTNLKWGLAWVSSQFYNK
- the BECN1 gene encoding beclin-1 isoform X2 — its product is MEGSKASSSTMQVSFVCQRCSQPLKLDTSFKILDRVTIQELTAPLLATAQVKPGETQEEEANSGEEPFLETRQDGVSRRFIPPARMMSTESANSFTLIGEASDGGTMENLSRRLKVTGDLFDIMSGQTDVDHPLCEECTDTLLDQLDTQLNVTENECQNYKRCLEILEQMNEDDSEQLQMELRELALEEERLIQELEEVEKNRKIVAENLEKVQAEAERLDQEEAQYQREYSEFKRQQLELDDELKSVENQMRYAQMQLDKLKKTNVFNATFHIWHSGQFGTINNFRLGRLPSVPVEWNEINAAWGQTVLLLHALANKMGLKFQRYRLVPYGNHSYLESLTDKSKELPLYCSGGLRFFWDNKFDHAMVAFLDCVQQFKEEVEKGETRFCLPYRMDVEKGKIEDTGGSGGSYSIKTQFNSEEQWTKALKFMLTNLKWGLAWVSSQFYNK